A region of Bacillus solimangrovi DNA encodes the following proteins:
- a CDS encoding methyl-accepting chemotaxis protein, producing the protein MVQHMRKLIKTVESSSEYIRHSSEQFHLVSEQTGMSAFEVSKAVEAIAKGTQESSTDVDETNNRMMNLSEQIENVNNFTNKMDELSQNAEAVTLDGIQQMDTLRSKSNQSGEVTAQVESVIQSLANKIEEIGQVIQSITTISSQTNLLALNASIEAARAGEHGKGFAVVAEEVRKLAEQSATATESVHTIIHDIQEEAKQVVIEMGNTKSVSSEQLIVVGQTEEAFKSIANMIQKMIDATKHITEEVEQINTNKDEVVGSIQSISALLQETAAACEEVNASSEEQVRAVQSIVTSAEHLNKASKELDEQLQTFKA; encoded by the coding sequence ATGGTGCAACATATGCGCAAATTAATAAAAACTGTTGAAAGTTCTAGTGAGTATATTCGTCATTCGTCCGAGCAATTTCATTTAGTTTCAGAACAGACAGGAATGTCTGCATTTGAAGTGTCAAAAGCAGTCGAAGCAATTGCTAAAGGAACACAAGAATCAAGTACAGATGTTGATGAAACGAATAATCGAATGATGAATTTGTCTGAACAGATTGAAAACGTCAATAATTTTACAAATAAAATGGATGAACTTTCACAAAATGCCGAAGCTGTCACTCTAGACGGTATTCAACAAATGGACACTCTAAGAAGTAAGTCAAATCAATCAGGTGAAGTAACGGCACAAGTTGAATCTGTCATTCAAAGTTTAGCTAATAAAATTGAAGAAATTGGTCAAGTGATTCAATCGATTACGACTATCTCATCTCAAACGAACTTACTTGCGCTTAATGCCTCAATCGAAGCTGCTCGTGCAGGTGAACATGGAAAAGGTTTTGCAGTAGTGGCAGAAGAAGTTAGGAAGCTTGCAGAGCAGTCTGCCACTGCAACTGAATCAGTACATACAATTATTCATGATATCCAAGAAGAAGCGAAGCAAGTTGTTATTGAAATGGGTAATACGAAATCCGTTTCTAGTGAACAACTTATCGTTGTTGGACAAACAGAGGAAGCATTTAAATCAATTGCAAATATGATTCAAAAGATGATTGATGCTACGAAACATATCACTGAAGAAGTAGAACAAATTAATACGAACAAAGATGAAGTAGTAGGTTCTATTCAGAGTATTTCAGCACTTCTTCAAGAAACAGCAGCTGCATGTGAAGAAGTTAATGCATCAAGTGAAGAACAAGTGAGAGCAGTTCAATCAATTGTGACGTCAGCGGAACACTTAAACAAAGCTAGTAAAGAATTAGATGAACAACTACAAACCTTTAAAGCATAG
- the msrB gene encoding peptide-methionine (R)-S-oxide reductase MsrB — protein sequence MQYKVTQENGTEPPFQNEYYSHEQEGIYVDIVSGEALFSSKDKYDAGCGWPSFTQPIDKSQVTEHFDTSFGMRRTEVRSKEADSHLGHVFTDGPKPSGGLRYCINSAALRFIAKDDLEKEGYGEYITLFK from the coding sequence ATGCAATATAAAGTAACACAAGAAAATGGTACAGAACCTCCATTTCAAAATGAATATTATTCACATGAACAAGAAGGGATTTATGTTGATATCGTATCTGGAGAAGCACTTTTTTCGTCTAAAGATAAATATGATGCAGGATGTGGTTGGCCCAGCTTCACACAACCAATTGATAAGTCACAAGTAACGGAACATTTTGATACGAGTTTCGGTATGAGACGTACGGAGGTTCGTAGCAAGGAAGCTGATTCACATTTAGGTCATGTTTTTACAGACGGACCAAAGCCTAGTGGTGGTTTACGTTATTGTATCAATTCGGCTGCTTTACGCTTTATTGCAAAGGACGATCTTGAAAAAGAAGGTTACGGCGAGTATATAACATTATTTAAGTAG
- a CDS encoding AMP-binding protein, whose amino-acid sequence MEKLGFDDYEQFYDYSVQQTEAFWEEAVKELGIEWFHPFQNVLELDDGIKWPKWFTGSTLNAAHECVEKWAKNGEMQTKNALIWESDDGNSITYTFEQLNDKVSRVANGLKSAGLHKGQVATIYMPMLPETVVVMLAIAKIGAISAPAFSGYGTDALSVRMNAAKCSFLITADGFKRRGKTVLMKTEADKAASQTPSLKQVVVIRRLGTEIPWNEERDIDYQTLVDQKPLNNTEAMNPDEPLMLIYTSGTTGRPKGAVHTHAGFPIKAAFDAGIAMDVQKNDCLFWYTDMGWMMGPFLLFGGLINGASILLFEGTPDFPNPDRIWKIADEHNVTHLGISPTLIRSIMHEGEKWIAPYKLEKLRVIASTGEPWNVEPWEWLFDKVGKQQIPIFNYSGGTEISGGILGNVLVRPIEPISFNSPIPGMAAHVYDDSGKPVLNEVGELVISKPWVGMTQGFWNESERYEQTYWNRWKDIWVHGDWVVKDNQGFWKITGRSDDILNVAGKRLGPAEMESVLVDHPAVIEAGTIGIPDEIKGETAVCFVVLHERNNRDTNLQKELIEHIGKQMGKALKPKSIYFVNDLPKTRNAKVMRRIMKAAFLGKDTGDLSALVNPDSVQEIQKLLQHYEKA is encoded by the coding sequence ATGGAAAAATTGGGATTTGATGATTATGAACAATTCTACGATTATTCAGTTCAGCAAACAGAAGCTTTTTGGGAGGAAGCTGTTAAAGAATTAGGAATTGAATGGTTCCACCCTTTCCAAAATGTGTTAGAACTTGATGATGGAATCAAGTGGCCTAAATGGTTTACAGGCTCTACATTAAATGCTGCTCATGAATGCGTTGAAAAGTGGGCAAAAAATGGGGAAATGCAGACGAAGAATGCACTTATATGGGAAAGTGATGATGGTAATTCAATTACTTATACTTTTGAACAATTAAATGACAAAGTTTCGCGTGTAGCAAACGGATTAAAGTCTGCTGGTTTACATAAAGGACAAGTTGCAACGATTTATATGCCAATGTTGCCTGAAACAGTTGTTGTTATGCTTGCGATCGCAAAGATTGGAGCTATTTCTGCCCCTGCATTCTCTGGTTATGGAACTGATGCTTTGTCTGTAAGGATGAATGCTGCAAAGTGCTCTTTTCTCATTACAGCTGATGGTTTTAAACGACGCGGCAAAACCGTACTAATGAAGACAGAAGCTGATAAAGCAGCTTCTCAAACACCATCCTTAAAACAAGTGGTCGTCATTCGCCGTTTAGGAACAGAAATACCTTGGAATGAAGAACGAGACATTGACTATCAAACATTAGTTGATCAAAAACCTCTAAATAATACTGAAGCAATGAATCCAGATGAACCTCTCATGCTAATCTACACATCAGGGACAACAGGTAGACCCAAAGGCGCCGTACATACACATGCTGGGTTTCCTATAAAAGCTGCGTTTGATGCTGGAATTGCCATGGATGTCCAAAAAAATGATTGTCTATTTTGGTATACCGACATGGGTTGGATGATGGGGCCGTTCTTATTATTTGGGGGACTTATTAATGGCGCATCAATTTTACTGTTTGAAGGCACTCCAGATTTTCCAAATCCTGACCGCATTTGGAAAATAGCTGATGAACATAATGTTACACATTTAGGTATTTCACCTACCCTAATACGTTCGATTATGCATGAAGGAGAAAAATGGATTGCACCGTACAAGTTAGAGAAACTACGAGTTATCGCATCAACGGGTGAACCTTGGAATGTCGAACCTTGGGAATGGTTATTTGATAAAGTAGGTAAACAACAAATTCCAATCTTCAATTATTCAGGAGGTACTGAAATTTCCGGTGGGATATTAGGAAACGTGCTCGTTCGCCCTATCGAACCGATAAGCTTTAACTCCCCTATTCCTGGTATGGCTGCACACGTATATGATGATTCAGGTAAACCAGTATTAAATGAAGTTGGTGAACTCGTCATTTCAAAACCTTGGGTAGGTATGACACAGGGGTTCTGGAACGAATCAGAACGTTATGAACAGACATATTGGAATCGTTGGAAAGACATTTGGGTCCACGGAGATTGGGTAGTAAAAGACAATCAAGGTTTTTGGAAGATTACTGGACGTTCTGACGATATATTAAATGTTGCTGGAAAAAGACTCGGACCTGCTGAGATGGAAAGTGTACTTGTTGATCACCCAGCAGTTATTGAAGCAGGAACAATCGGCATACCTGATGAGATCAAAGGGGAAACAGCGGTTTGCTTTGTTGTATTACATGAAAGAAATAATAGAGATACAAACCTTCAAAAGGAATTAATTGAGCATATTGGAAAACAAATGGGCAAAGCTTTAAAACCAAAATCTATTTACTTCGTAAATGACTTGCCAAAAACTCGAAATGCAAAAGTTATGCGACGTATTATGAAAGCAGCCTTTCTTGGTAAGGACACTGGCGATCTATCTGCTCTCGTCAATCCAGATTCTGTTCAAGAAATCCAAAAATTGTTACAACATTATGAAAAGGCATAA
- a CDS encoding NAD-dependent epimerase/dehydratase family protein, with translation MKIIVAGGDGFCGWPTALYLSKQGHDVAIIDSIIRRKWDDELRSNSLTPIASLEARVDKWDEISGNRIKTYIGDINHYDFLQEVVRQEQPEAFVHFAEQRSAPYSMIDREHAVFTQVNNVVGTLNVLYVIKELVPDCHLIKLGTMGEYGTPNIDIEEGYIEIEHNGRKDLLPYPKQPGSMYHLSKVHDSHNIMFTCKAWGIRATDLNQGIVYGLHTDETQLDEMLINRLDYDSVFGTALNRFIIQAAIGHDLTVYGKGGQTRGFLNIKDTVRCIEIAVENPADKGEFRVFNQFTEEFSVLELAKMVKNVANKKGLSTNVSHIDNPRVELENHYYNAMHTKLRNLGLEAQLLTDEVIGSILDVALKYKDHVIVNNVLPTVTWK, from the coding sequence ATGAAAATAATAGTTGCTGGTGGGGATGGATTTTGTGGATGGCCAACTGCGTTGTACTTGTCTAAGCAAGGGCATGATGTAGCAATTATAGATAGTATCATTCGTCGCAAATGGGATGATGAACTACGTTCGAATTCTTTAACTCCAATTGCATCACTCGAAGCTCGTGTAGATAAGTGGGATGAAATTTCTGGAAATAGAATAAAAACTTATATTGGTGATATTAACCATTATGATTTTTTGCAGGAAGTTGTTCGTCAAGAGCAACCAGAAGCATTTGTTCATTTTGCTGAACAACGCTCAGCTCCATATTCAATGATAGATAGAGAGCATGCTGTTTTTACACAAGTAAATAATGTTGTTGGAACTTTAAATGTACTTTACGTCATAAAAGAGCTTGTTCCAGATTGTCACCTTATTAAACTTGGTACAATGGGTGAATATGGAACACCTAATATTGACATCGAAGAAGGCTATATTGAAATTGAGCATAATGGCCGAAAGGATCTATTACCTTATCCGAAACAACCAGGATCTATGTATCACTTGTCAAAAGTTCATGATAGTCATAACATCATGTTCACTTGTAAAGCATGGGGCATTCGAGCTACTGATTTAAATCAAGGGATCGTTTATGGATTACATACAGATGAAACTCAATTAGATGAAATGCTAATTAATCGTTTAGACTATGACAGTGTGTTTGGGACTGCGTTAAATCGCTTTATTATTCAAGCTGCAATTGGGCATGATTTAACGGTTTACGGAAAAGGTGGTCAAACAAGAGGGTTCTTAAATATTAAGGACACGGTACGATGCATTGAAATCGCTGTTGAAAATCCTGCAGATAAAGGCGAATTCCGTGTATTTAATCAATTTACAGAAGAATTTTCAGTATTAGAATTGGCTAAAATGGTTAAAAACGTAGCTAATAAAAAAGGACTGTCTACTAACGTTAGCCATATAGATAATCCACGAGTTGAACTTGAAAATCATTATTACAATGCTATGCATACAAAACTTCGAAATCTAGGCTTGGAGGCACAACTCTTAACAGATGAAGTTATCGGAAGTATATTAGACGTAGCATTAAAATATAAGGATCATGTAATTGTAAACAATGTCTTACCGACAGTAACTTGGAAATAA
- a CDS encoding glycosyltransferase family 4 protein: MKVAIITETFLPSTDGIVTRLCESIKWLRKEGHEVLIIAPDLGVNEFEGAQVEGVSPRSFFLYKDKPFAYPSRKVKVKLDQFAPDIVHVVNPAFLGLSGIYYARKRKDPLIASYHTNVPKYADYYKVPFVKPLLWWYFRMLHNKADLNLCTSKTVKDELNEKKFKNVHLWTRGVAVERFGPEKHSVNMRKYLTNQQQNKRLLLYVGRLAAEKEIEKIRCVLDEHEQYALAIVGDGPHRAALEEHFKGTNTTFTGFMHGEELASVYASSDVFVFPSTTETLGLVILEAMASGLPIVAAKSGPTVEQIKDGETGLLYDPNVENSLVETMIKLEDVKLRTRLAENAYQIGQSYGWAEPSRQLLSIYQKILA, encoded by the coding sequence ATGAAAGTTGCAATTATTACAGAAACCTTTTTACCATCTACTGATGGTATTGTAACTAGACTTTGTGAATCAATTAAATGGTTACGAAAAGAGGGACATGAAGTACTCATCATTGCTCCAGATTTAGGTGTTAATGAATTTGAAGGAGCACAGGTTGAAGGAGTGTCACCACGCTCCTTCTTTCTTTATAAAGACAAACCATTTGCATATCCAAGTCGAAAAGTGAAAGTAAAGCTTGACCAGTTTGCACCAGATATTGTTCATGTCGTTAACCCAGCTTTTTTAGGTCTTTCAGGTATTTATTATGCAAGAAAAAGAAAAGATCCTCTTATCGCCTCTTATCATACGAATGTACCTAAATATGCAGACTATTACAAAGTACCCTTTGTTAAGCCATTATTATGGTGGTATTTTCGCATGTTGCATAATAAAGCAGACCTCAATCTATGTACGTCAAAAACAGTAAAAGATGAATTGAATGAGAAGAAATTTAAAAATGTACACCTTTGGACAAGAGGTGTTGCTGTTGAGCGTTTTGGTCCAGAAAAGCATAGTGTAAACATGCGTAAGTATTTGACGAATCAGCAACAGAACAAGAGGTTACTATTGTATGTTGGTCGATTAGCTGCTGAAAAGGAAATTGAAAAGATTAGATGCGTACTAGATGAACATGAGCAATATGCACTTGCAATAGTAGGAGATGGGCCACATAGAGCTGCACTTGAAGAACATTTTAAAGGAACAAATACGACGTTTACTGGGTTTATGCATGGTGAGGAGTTAGCAAGTGTATATGCCTCTTCAGACGTATTCGTATTTCCCTCAACTACAGAAACGTTAGGATTGGTTATTCTTGAAGCGATGGCATCAGGTTTGCCAATTGTTGCAGCGAAAAGTGGGCCAACAGTCGAACAGATTAAAGATGGAGAAACAGGATTACTATACGATCCAAATGTAGAAAATAGCCTTGTTGAAACGATGATAAAATTAGAAGATGTCAAGCTTCGAACGAGGCTTGCAGAAAATGCTTATCAAATAGGTCAATCATATGGATGGGCTGAACCATCAAGACAATTGCTTTCGATTTATCAAAAAATTTTAGCTTAG
- a CDS encoding (S)-benzoin forming benzil reductase codes for MNIYIITGGSRGLGAAFVSATLRDSNKVISIARTRNEELDKLQSKRVGKFIQCQFDISNIKELDALIDQILDDNDIIQASTITLINNAGILHPMKPAESCTAEEFQHILAVNTLAPMALTAAFLRKTAKFGGEKYILNISSGAGNTSYHGWAAYSTTKAALNRFTQSVAFEEEGKDNPAKIISLAPGVVDTDMQEEIRNSNEDNFKGIERFRKLKNYGHLSNPNDVAYKALQWLIDEQCENGGIYDIRNL; via the coding sequence ATGAACATTTATATTATAACTGGAGGTTCTAGGGGATTAGGAGCAGCGTTTGTAAGTGCCACGTTAAGGGACAGTAATAAAGTTATATCTATTGCCCGTACACGTAATGAGGAATTGGATAAGTTACAGTCAAAAAGAGTAGGGAAATTCATTCAATGTCAATTTGATATATCCAATATCAAGGAACTAGACGCACTAATAGACCAAATACTAGATGATAATGACATAATACAGGCTTCTACGATAACATTAATTAATAATGCAGGAATTTTACATCCTATGAAACCGGCAGAATCTTGTACAGCTGAAGAATTTCAACATATTTTAGCAGTGAACACTCTTGCACCTATGGCGTTAACTGCAGCATTTTTAAGAAAAACAGCAAAGTTTGGTGGAGAAAAGTACATATTGAATATTTCGTCTGGTGCGGGTAATACAAGCTATCATGGGTGGGCCGCTTATAGTACAACGAAGGCAGCTCTCAATCGCTTTACTCAATCGGTTGCCTTTGAAGAAGAAGGCAAAGATAATCCAGCGAAAATTATTTCTCTTGCTCCTGGTGTAGTTGATACAGATATGCAAGAGGAAATACGTAACTCTAATGAGGATAATTTTAAAGGTATTGAAAGGTTTAGAAAATTAAAAAATTATGGTCATTTATCTAATCCGAATGATGTTGCTTATAAAGCATTACAATGGTTAATAGATGAGCAATGTGAAAATGGTGGTATATACGATATACGCAACTTATAA
- a CDS encoding GtrA family protein yields the protein MHKNNREWNNKLQFVQFGIIGISNALVDIVTLNVLLWMYTGKSYFVLIVINTISYCMAILNSYYWNSKFTFKHFATYSAKEKVAFTIQAVVSLFISNGVFFVAILVFEYTSFALFFEKNLAKGLAMLLSSLASYFFMKKWVFELRHVNKL from the coding sequence ATGCACAAGAACAATAGAGAGTGGAATAATAAACTGCAATTTGTTCAATTTGGAATCATTGGTATTTCAAATGCGTTAGTTGACATTGTAACGTTAAATGTATTGTTATGGATGTACACTGGTAAATCCTATTTCGTACTAATAGTTATTAATACGATTAGTTATTGCATGGCGATTTTAAATAGTTATTATTGGAATTCAAAGTTTACGTTCAAACATTTTGCAACGTATTCTGCGAAAGAAAAAGTGGCTTTTACTATTCAAGCTGTCGTGAGTTTGTTCATTAGTAATGGTGTCTTCTTTGTTGCTATTTTAGTTTTTGAGTATACATCGTTTGCCCTCTTCTTTGAAAAGAATCTTGCAAAAGGATTAGCAATGCTTCTCTCGTCATTAGCAAGTTATTTCTTTATGAAAAAGTGGGTATTTGAATTGAGACACGTCAATAAATTATAG
- a CDS encoding phage holin family protein — MIEQIFQEVNIHPQLVIVVPALMVVGYALKVTPFIKDWMIIWVLLICGVIASGLRLGFDVNGIANGLIAAGAAITTHQFFKQSIQKKK; from the coding sequence GTGATAGAACAAATCTTTCAAGAAGTAAATATTCACCCCCAGTTAGTTATTGTAGTACCTGCATTAATGGTTGTTGGTTATGCATTGAAGGTTACCCCATTTATAAAAGATTGGATGATCATATGGGTTTTGTTGATTTGTGGAGTCATTGCTAGTGGCTTAAGGCTCGGTTTTGATGTTAATGGTATTGCCAATGGGCTGATTGCCGCAGGCGCAGCAATCACAACACATCAATTTTTCAAACAAAGTATACAGAAGAAAAAATAA